In the Triticum aestivum cultivar Chinese Spring chromosome 2B, IWGSC CS RefSeq v2.1, whole genome shotgun sequence genome, AAAAAGTGCAATCTTACACTTTGTAGTGTGTAATGGGTGATTCAAATTTTCCAAACTTCCAAAAAAACAAGAAATTAGAAAAAAAATACATCTATTTACTTATATTTATTTTTCGTATTATCAAATAAGACAAAATATAATAAATGTTAACAATAATTCAAGCTAAGCATTTCCCCATTGCCAAtaagaaaaacaaaagaagaaagtTACTTtatgcccctatatatagtgtgcAGTGACAAATTAAGTGTCCTAGTATACTAGAGATGTGATTAACATTGCTACTGATAGCATGGAATATTCTTTGTTTTATTCACGTCACAAAATGGCTTTTTTTTGTTTACCCATGTTGAGAAATTGAAAAAAATGCATTGTGCTTCTTTCTTGGAGTTTTTGAGCTTTTTCTATGATTACTAGAGATGATAGATACATCTTCAGTGCTTTATTGGCACATCTAAGCTTTTAGTGCACACAACGTACAGTGACTGAAATATATAGCAGGTTACTGCACCGAGACCATGGCAGGCAGCTCACCGAAGGTTAGTGAGATCCGGTGTGCGCAGCGTGCGGAAGGCTCCGCGGCAATGCTGGCTATCGGAACAGCAAATCCGGCGAACAAGGTGTCCCAAGAAGAGTACCCTGACTATTATTTCCGCGTTACCAAGAGCGAGCACCTTACTGACCATAAAGACACATTCAAGATAATATGTAAGCACCCAAACATACTGAAATATCTAAGCAGACACGTATGATCTGACATGATTTATGTTGTTGGGTTTTTGGATCTCTAAAACTGATATCAGGTGGTCTAACGGGCACGGAGAATCGTTTCTTCTACCACACGGATGAACTGCTCAACTCCCACCCTGTCTTGCTGGACAACACGTCACCGTCCCGTGAGGCTCGGCATGATATCGTGGCCAAGGCTGCTCCAGAGcttgcggcagcagcagcaaagaagGCCATCGCAAAGTGGGGCCGTCCGGCCAGTGACATCACCCACCTTATCGTCAGCACCAACTCTGACGCTGGCGCCCCAAGCGCTGACGTACGCTTGGTTTCACTCCTTGGCCTTCGCGCCGATGTCTGTCGTACCATGCTCCATCTTAACGGCTGCTTCGCCGGCTGCTCCGCCTTGCGCCTAGCCAAGGACCTTGCTGAGAATAACTGTGGGGCACGCGTCCTCGTAGCTTGCGTGGAGCTCGCCATTTCTGGCTTCTGCAGCCCCGGCGAAGGGGACTGCTTAGACACCCTCATCACTCATGCGTTGTTTGGTGATGGGGCAGGCGCGGTAATCGTCGGCGCCAACCCCATGCACCCCATCGAGAATCCTCTGTTTGAGATGGTGTCCGTCTCTCAGACCCTCGTGCCGAGCACTGAGAATGTGCTCACCCTGAACTTGGGGAGCAATGGCACTCATGGGAAAGTTTACACCAAACTGCCCACACTGGTAGCAGACACCATGGAACCTTGTCTTCTGGAAGTGTTTGGTCCACTTGAGATGGACTTCCAATGGAATGACCTCTTCTGGGCAGTGCACCCTGGCAGCCGTGGGATCTTGGACCAACTTGACAAGACACTCCAGTTGGAGCCCACGAAGCTAGCGGCGAGCAGAACTGTCGTACAGAAGTTTGGGAACATGTTTAGCGCCACCGTGATCTTCGTGCTTGATGAGCTACAGCGtcgaatggaggaggaaggagagcaAGCTGAGTGGGGGGCCATGGTGGGATTTGGACCAGGCTTCACTATCGAGACCATGGTGCTCCATGCAACCGGCGCTCTCAAGAAAAAATAGCGCTTCGTCGTTAAGCTATGTACGCAGCAGCGGAGAATAAGATTAAAGTCTGTGTGCCCAACTATTTTAATTGTTCTCATCCAAAAGTTATTTTGATTGGATCTGTAACCTATATGGTTACCAAATCAAATATCAACTACCTCCAATAATGTACGATGTTATGGTTTGTGCTGATTTTGACAGCCATTAATGAATCTATATTGCAAGACAGTGTAAAAGTATTGCTCACATGATTTATTTCTCCACTGCACTATGCATGCTAGTTCCTCCATCTGGGTTTGTAAAGTGGGCACAGATTTTTTGGTTTTTCAGTTTGACTAACAAAATGTGTGTACAACATCCGTTTAGTGTATAGATACACTCATTTCTGCAATAGTTAATTCCGGAGGGAGAGAGTATATTAGAAGCATCGTTTGACGTTGAATCAAATAATGATATATTTTGATATATAACACACATTTTGCTAGTCAAATAGGTGAAGTAATAAACCGTGTCCACCTTCAAAACCCAGATAGAGATAGTAGTATTTACCCACACATTAATAAGTAAGCAAACTATATGCTCCTATGTTAAATCAGGTAAATGGAATCACAGTGTCTGAACCGAACTTTCATAATTTCACGTGGTAAGATATACCGAAATAACACAATGGCAACACAAATTGTGGAACAATTCAATCATGGAATTGTGAAAGTTCAGTTCAGACCATGTAATTCCATGTTCCTGGTTTAACATATATAGATTTCCGTACATTATCGAGTAGACGTTTACAATCCAGTTACCTAATGTAACAGCTTTTTACTGACATTATTCCACACACGCCACTAAAAAAACTTGAACGtgctactttgataaaaaaaatgaTATACTTGCTGGAGCTTCGCCCTcgggatcgatcacatcaaatcacgacGGACACACACGCACCAAAACTTTTGGCAAAGACAAGTGTCGTGCCTCTTTCATCGCTTTActgtttttcttgtttttctcataACTGGCAAGCAATGACCTGGCTAGCAAGCCCACTCCAAACCAGACCTAAACCAGCAAGTCATGGATACAGATAACCTACTGGATCGTGTCCTACACGCACAACTTCTAGCAACACAACTAGATAGCCAGGCACAAGTCCCAGCTGGACCCAACTTATTGATTTTTCTAATCTAATTACACGCACCGTTGATCACTATGCTAATGCTAATCCTAACCAGACATACCTTTGCCATACATCCAACGTACACGGTACATCCACTAACTCATCTATGTTTGGATTATTCCAACAATGATCCCCTAATCCAAACATCCGACTCTTCACTCAACGAGACACCCAGACGGCCATTTGTTCATCTTGTCACGTCGATTGCCTCCGGTGGTGCAACTTACCAGACCGTAAGTTCTCCCTTCTTGCGACGATGGCCACTACATCATCGTCGTCTTTTATTTTTTCGCCGAATGGCAATCACCCGTCGACTTGCTTGCGACAGCACCCTCATCGTCTTCTCATCATCGCTTTGCTGAATGACTATCGCCAGCTCGTCCATGTCGCTGCACCACCTAGCGACTGTATCGCCTGCCCCTCCTCATCGGTACACCAACGACTCCATCGCCTGCCCGGAGCTGCTAGTAGGGTCGCCATCCCGGGACAAGCACGGCTTCAATCCTCGAACCTTGCTATGATACCAATTGTTGAAACTTCGCcctcaggatcgatcacatcaaatcataCCTTAAACCAGACCTCAAACCAGACCTAAACCAGTACGTCACGGACACGGCTAACCTAGTTGACCGTGTCCTACAGGTATAGCTTCTACCAACACAACTAGATAGCCAGGCACAAGTCCCAGCCGGACTCAACTCATTGTTTAACCAAAAATTACCACATTTCATGGAAACGTGCCCAGaaactaccactttacaaatttgtgccaaaaactaccactttttcacTAACCTGCGGCAAAAAACTACCATGTTGGAGAACCGCCCGCTTCGCCCACTCTAAGCACGAATCTGACCGGTTGGGCCCACAAATCAGATGCCACCGTGGCCAACCGTGGACGGCCACGTGTTAATGGTCGTTAACGGCGGGTTTGCGGTCAGGATGCGGCTATCGGTCAGGTAAGTCAAGATCCGAGCCATCCATTCCCCTCTGACGGTACATCTCTCCCTCCTCGCTTAGCTCTCCCTCCCTCCTCGCTTAACTCATTGTCGATGATTCCGGATGGGGGCATAGGTGATATgggcgacagcgacggcgacggcggcggtggtggtacAAGTTTGGACGGTGTAGGCTCTTTCTCTGACGTCAATAACTGGTTGGGGAGCACTAGTTGTGCGACGTAGGCAGCCTTGCAGCAGCCGGTGGCACCGCTCGTCCAGTAATCACCGGCGCCTAGGTGTTCCGTGGGTTGCAGGTATGGAAATATCATATGTTTAACTGAACACGTTTTCTTTTGCCTGAAAGGCCTTTGGTTAGCTGCTTGAATCTGGCAAATTAGTAAGATGTGTTTGTTTCTGTTTATTGAACATGTGTAGTAAAATGTATTGCACTTGTGGTTGTGTTAATTTTTGTTCAATTCATGAGCACTTGTTTATGCAGTTTGGCTGACCAGAAGTGGGACATATGGTTTCATTTCAATGGAAGAAACCCTGTGAAAAGGGGTATATATGAGGgaaatatttcttttcttactctGCAATCACTCATTGCTAGTGAAGGGCATGGGGAGAGTGATTACATGTACTATGTGAAGGAGGAGGAAATTGGATATGAAAGAGTAAAGTATTTAGGTTATGAAGCTAGTGTTCAGGAAATGTTGGAGGTTTATCATCATGTCACGTTTGTGAACATAAAAGTTGTGAAAGATGTTCAGCCTGCAAGTAGTACACATGCTAATGAGAATTACATGAACACTCAAGAGAGTTGCAATGTGAAAAAGGTAGTGGAACAATCTGAGCTTCAGAATCAGATAAATGATAGAAAGGCTCAGCTTGAGAGGAGCGGgattcaaagagaggcagatttgaACCACTTTGAAGGAGACACTGAAGTGTCTGAATTATGTTCTGATGATTTAGGTCATTCAGATGGGAGTGTTGAAGTTGTTCAAATGGAAATAGAGTGTTCCTCTGAAGAGGATAGATCATTGGAATTAACGGTTGTTGTGAAACATGTGAAGAATCCTGGTCCAGCTAGCAGATGACACAATGAGGTAGAGCATAAACAAATTCAAGATTGGTTTCCTGAAGCGGATGAGTTTTGTGTTGCTGGTGATTTAGGCAttggtgatgaggaagaagaatatGAAGTTGAACTACCATACCTCCTGAAGAAGCCAAGTGTTCACAGAGAgagcatggatgtgaattttacatGTGTGCCTCCAGGATAGCTCATGAAAGAACTTTTTGCATTAAGAAGTGTAACATGGAGCACACTTGTCCAGCATCAGCAGAAAACACAAAGTTTACTACTAAGTGGCTTTCCAAAGCAAGTGAGCCTTCTCTTAGAGCAAGCTTCATATGCACCCAGAGGACTTTGTCCATGAATTTTTTTAAAGCCACTATATATTGAAGCATACAAAGACATTGTGTACCCTATCCCTGGTCCTGAATTCTGGCTTGACACCCGTACCAAGGATATTGAGCCCCCAGTGTTCAAAGAAAAACCAGGCAAGAAACAGACAGCTAGGAGGAAGGGCCAATTTGCGGTGCCTGCACCACAGGACACAAGGAAGATGGGAACAATTACATGCAGCAATTGTGGTCTACAAGGCCATAGATATAAATACTTTGGGAAACCTTTGAAAACAAGTCTTGAGATGAGAAAGAACTTACACTAGGTGATTTCAAAGTTTGCATTCTTTGTATCATTATTTTTTGGTGTGGTCTAATTACTAACTGTTTTAATTTGGGCATGTAGGAGAATAGACAAATTTTCATGGGTTCCTCAAGTGCTACACATCCACCTCCACGGAACTCACCCCCACTACCACCACATCAACACCAAACTTCAAACATCCCAGCCTCATCTGCTCCACCACTTCCTCCTAAAGCAAAGAAGAACAGAAAAATAGCAGTGGTAGCCAAGTCTTCACCTGCACCTCCAAGAGGTTCAACATCAACAGTTTCAAGAGGACCAGCCAAGTCTTCACCAGCACCTCCAAATGTAGCAAGGGGATTCAATGCACCTAGAACATCCAATGGAGCAGCTGAGATATTCATAGGTAAGAGGAAGAGGAAACCTACTACCAAGTTTGAAGCCTATTTCACTGCAAGTGAAACCCATTGAAACTGTGTTATGCTACTTGAATGTTGAATGTATGCTACAAAGTTTGTGTTCTGCTACTTGAATGGTTAAATTGTGCTAGTGAACTTGAATGTTGAATGTATGCTACTGAATTTGTGTTGTGCTACTTGGACGTTTGAATTTGTTTGTGCTACTTAGCATTTCTACAGTGAAGAAATGTTCATATGAATCAGTAGTTACAGTCAACATAACTTGTAAAATCTTAAAAAGCAAATAAAAATGATttcaaaaactagaaaaaaaataaaaaacaaaaatagtTTGGCTAGGGCTCGAACCCAGGACCAGTGGGTTGTAACCATACGTGCAATGCCAATGGGATAGTGGGTTacaaaagcataaacccgagtaagggggttgttgcgtatgggataaaggggacttgatatgttaatgctatggttgggttttaccttaatgatctttagtagttgcggatgcttgctagagttccaatcataagtgcatatgatccaagaagagaaagtatgttagcttatgcctctccctcatatgaaattgcaatagtgattaccggtcttgttaataatcgcctaggataattccgcacaccgacccatcattattccacactcgctatttataatatttagtaatatattctaactttatgacaatagcacctacttttatattttagcacTCCGATGttatgcaaagttatcctcttcatacccacaacgtagttttatttctcgtttctagttggaagcaatcGTTCGGTGTAActagagtcgtatcaatggcagataggacttgatagaatatttatcttacctttagctcctcttgggttcgacactccataattatcacttccacctttgggaatttctacgacgattccttgcacttggggataatcaagctcttttctggcgccgttgccggggttcCATAGCacggggttgatattctcgtgtgtgcttgtttgctttcttcactaagtagtttttgttaTCCCTTTTTGTTTTGCTTAGTTGTgagtgaaacatacaaaaaattaaaaaaggaaaatacaaaaaaattacttgcctcttatgcctaaaaagttttttcaaaaagagaagtgattggaaagttatgcattggagaagtgagggtcgaccttgaacacttgtgttcatgctcatgtaaacaatgtagaatttttcatggaagtttctctgaacataattatccccttgtatatatccattgtattataaaaataatgtgccaagctttggttataggatgattagattgctt is a window encoding:
- the LOC123039940 gene encoding bisdemethoxycurcumin synthase, translating into MAGSSPKVSEIRCAQRAEGSAAMLAIGTANPANKVSQEEYPDYYFRVTKSEHLTDHKDTFKIICGLTGTENRFFYHTDELLNSHPVLLDNTSPSREARHDIVAKAAPELAAAAAKKAIAKWGRPASDITHLIVSTNSDAGAPSADVRLVSLLGLRADVCRTMLHLNGCFAGCSALRLAKDLAENNCGARVLVACVELAISGFCSPGEGDCLDTLITHALFGDGAGAVIVGANPMHPIENPLFEMVSVSQTLVPSTENVLTLNLGSNGTHGKVYTKLPTLVADTMEPCLLEVFGPLEMDFQWNDLFWAVHPGSRGILDQLDKTLQLEPTKLAASRTVVQKFGNMFSATVIFVLDELQRRMEEEGEQAEWGAMVGFGPGFTIETMVLHATGALKKK